AGAAAATAGGGTTTCATGTTAGCATATATAGCTAACTGAAATAGATACTTATCCGACTTCATGTCGCACGGCAACGTTAAGCTAAGGGGCCGGGCGGGATTCTGAGAAATTCCCCGAAGCCGATTCAATCAATCTTTGAAACAAGTTCGAAAAAGCCAACTAACCCGCTCGGTCCCTATTATGCGAATTGAAGTAGAGACGGATTTATTAGAATTTCACTTTTCCGATCTGTAGGGAAAGTTTTTTCTTGACAACCGGAGGCCATATAGATGTTATAGTTTTTCTCCTATTTTTATAGAAACAACTTCTGGTTTGCACGGGACGACCTTTATTGGAAAACCAATGCTTTCAAACGCCATTGCAAAGTCATCACCAACCTCTTTTTTAAATGTTTCAGGTATTTCAACTATGATTCCTGACCAAGTGTCTGGAGATATTATTGCTCCAGGATAAGACCTTATAGAAAAGCCAGTATCTCTTAGAATGTCAAACAGTTCTCGTGCAAATGACATTGCTTCATTATTGCCACCTATGGCAGAAATATTGAGTTCAATGCCTGCATATTTTTTTAAACTCTCTTTAAAAGAGTTCACTCCATTCGTATTAAGTTTTCTATCTTGAACTTTGTTTTTTAATAGTACTGTTTCTTTCGTAAGACGTGTTATTTCATTTTTGCTCTTTGACAACTCGTCAGATAGCAATTTTGATTTATGTTCTGTTTCTTGAATTCGAGATTCTGTGCTTTGATCTTTTTCTTTTTGTAATGTGGATATTCTATTTGATGCTTTTAAGCTAAGACCAGAAGCAACAAGCGTGAGAAGCCCAAAAAATAAAATACAGAACTGCATTATTGTATAAAATTTACTCACAGATTCTATGGAGTTCCACCATGTCAACATTTCAAATAATCCTTATTTTGTTCGCTTGGCTTGTTATTATTTTTTGGTGATTATGTTTTAGGTTATCAAAAGTTTCCATTTCGACACCATAACATTATAATCACGCGGCCCGGTGTTTGGGCTCGCGTGGATTTACGGGTTGGCAGCTATCCTTTACTGTAGCTGCAAATTTCTACAGTTCACCGGTTCATGTTTACCCATGCGAAATCAAGTGTATTAAAAAGTGTGTCCATGGCATATCGGAAATGTGACCAATCAAGCCATTTACCATCCATCGAGCCTCCGGTCAGAGGCTCGTATCGAAAATGCCAACCTGTTTCATCCATCTGGTGCAAGGCCATGATCCAATCTTTGGTCAGGGGTGAAACCTTTTTATTATAGTTTTGTTCCACCGCCTCCATGCATGCCTTGAGATTGTGATCGAGTTCCTTTCCCGTGTTACCCAACATTTTGAGATATATCTCCAATGCGTGACGATATGCGAAGAGAACGGGATAACAATCTGCCATGGGAAACCCGCTGTCGTTAGCCTTTTCCCAAAGCACGTTGGCTGCTTGATGGTAACTTCGAGCGATTTCTATTTGTTCTAAATGTATACGAGGGGAAATCAATAGCCCGTATCGTGACGGCTCATCCTGATTTTCTGGGACCTCATCTTGTATCAAAGGGGTATGATTCCAAAGAGTATGAATAAAAATGTCTTCATGGTGATTCTCTGAATTAAGCTCGGCAACAATAGCTTCGACATCCGGTTCGTCCTCCCAAACGTAACTAACATAGAGTAGTACCAGAATATCCTCTTCCGTAAATATGCGCGGTGTTCCCTTCATCGGATTTGCCGAAGTTGAAAGGTTATCGCGAAATTGATACGCCCATGTCTTAAGCTGCTGGATATCAATTCCCAATATTCGGGCTGTTTCAGCAACACCATATTTCATGATGTAATGATCACCTCACTGTATTAAAATCAGGCTGGCACGAACAACCATGCGTGCTAATTGAGTGGTTGCCAACGCAGGGATAACCGGCGTGTATCGGGACGCGTAGCGCCGCGATACACGTCCGAGTTAATGCACTTTTTCGAAACTACTTTGAATAGTTTTACGTTTAGCTTTAATTACTGAATAAATTATAGTTATAGCAGTAAGGCAATACAGCATTGCTATTATAATATTTTCTATATGAGAATCGATATTGATTTTTAGAAAGTTAAACGTTTTTGTCCATGCAACAGCGAGAAATACTTTGTTTATTATTCCAAATATTATACCTTCCTGGATCTTTTGGATAAGTATATTTTTGTTGCTTTCATCTAATTTTGGTTTCTGATTTATCTTTTCATCAGAAACTTTAAGCAGGACAAGTCCCATGAGCAACATGATAAAAAATAAACTCATTACAACTGCACCGGCTATTGAAAGATAATAGTAATACCCCCAAAAATATAGATATGGAGTTGAAATATATACTAAAATCAGTCTGACCAAGTCTCTAACTGTTGTAAAAATAATATATATAGACACACCCACTAATTCAAAAATCTTGAATCTGATTTTGAGGGCATATTCTGGAAATATTCTTTTTAAAACCCAAAGGATAGAATTTATTAAAAATATAGCGAATAAAATTTTTGGTAATGGATCCATTTTATCTTTGGAACAATCGTTAACCGGTTTTCCGGTCAACAACCAAATTCTATTATCAATCCCAAATATCACAATTTCGGGGATATTGGAAGATAATTCTTCTAAGATACTTAAATTTATATTGACTTTCCCTAAAAGATAGATCATAATTTGTCGAGTAACACTCAAATCGGCGTGTTACCCGACTGTCGCCTTTCTACAAAAATGCCGGTCAACATGCCAATTTTACATGTTACCCGACAAACAGAGCACATGATGAAAAACGTACCTGAAGATATACGGATTCGCTTTGATCGCCTTTTGGACCATAACGCTGTTCCCGTAAAATACAGATCCTACTACCATAAGTGGCTCCGCTACTATTTGGACTTCTGTCACAAATACCATCACCCCCCAAACGATACTTCCAGCAGACCCCATTTCCTGAAGAAGCTTACAGAGAAAGGACAATCCGAGGTTTATCAACGCCAAGCTTCTCATGCGGTTGCAATATACTATCAGATGGTTGCAAACCAACCCAGCGCTTCCATCGATAAAAATCATCCCGACCTGCGGAAACGGAGCCCATCCTCGTCAAAAAGAGAACCAAAAACGCCGAAGCTAAAGCATCGAATACCCCTTTGGCAAAGGCAAAAAGAAAACACCCTATACCTCCTACCCCATTCCGCCAGTCCGAAGCCCAGGGGCAGTGGAATAAAGTCCGGGGCAATAACATCGCCGAATACAAACCATCCGAGAATGGATCAGCATGGAACATCGCCAAAACAAACCTTACCAACGAAATCAAAGTCCGCCATTACTCCAAAAATACACTGCAAACCTATTGCGGGTGGTTGACCAAATTCCAGGCCCACGCCAAAAATAAAAATCCGACCGAGTTGACCGACGAAGACTTCAAAAATTTCCTGACCTTTTTAGCCGTCAATCTAAAGGTTGCCGCTTCCACTCAAAACCAGGCCTTCAATGCCATTCTATTCTTCTTTCGCCATGTCCTCAAAAAAGAGCCCGGCGAGATCAAGTCCGTAAGGGCCAAACATAAACCATATCTACCGGTTGTTCTCACCCGGAAAGAGATCAACCGGGTACTCGGAAACTTGTCCGATCCTTATCACATCATCGTCGGTCTGCTGTACG
This Chitinivibrionales bacterium DNA region includes the following protein-coding sequences:
- a CDS encoding tyrosine-type recombinase/integrase; amino-acid sequence: MLVKKRTKNAEAKASNTPLAKAKRKHPIPPTPFRQSEAQGQWNKVRGNNIAEYKPSENGSAWNIAKTNLTNEIKVRHYSKNTLQTYCGWLTKFQAHAKNKNPTELTDEDFKNFLTFLAVNLKVAASTQNQAFNAILFFFRHVLKKEPGEIKSVRAKHKPYLPVVLTRKEINRVLGNLSDPYHIIVGLLYGCGLRLFESLQLRVQEFNFDDGMLTVHDGKGKKDRAVTILPGPPRTFPAPAMQIGPGTDRTQDEPT